From Haloarcula hispanica ATCC 33960, the proteins below share one genomic window:
- a CDS encoding DUF7310 family coiled-coil domain-containing protein produces MTDIETLAERLRTVERAVTDGTTEFPEVTELAELESRVDSVEQRIDDIDERTAELEAATQALRGYVGNIRAVNEDVEQRADAALAATDRLEVRLDEELASPSASDPSAAGTDQLRAEAVQGHPGLSDSGEHTEANATTGKPTDFSAITDGGDPDDETTDAGVIGRIRALL; encoded by the coding sequence ATGACAGATATCGAGACGCTGGCCGAACGGCTCCGCACGGTCGAACGCGCGGTCACGGACGGAACGACTGAGTTCCCGGAGGTGACGGAACTCGCTGAGTTGGAAAGCCGCGTGGACTCCGTTGAGCAGCGAATCGACGACATCGACGAGCGGACGGCGGAGCTCGAAGCCGCCACGCAGGCCCTCCGCGGCTACGTGGGGAACATCCGCGCGGTCAACGAAGATGTCGAGCAACGCGCCGACGCGGCGCTGGCGGCGACCGACCGACTGGAAGTCCGACTCGACGAGGAACTGGCATCGCCGTCGGCATCTGACCCATCAGCGGCGGGGACCGACCAGTTACGGGCGGAGGCGGTACAAGGCCATCCAGGCTTGTCGGATAGCGGCGAGCACACAGAAGCGAACGCCACGACCGGGAAACCGACCGATTTCTCCGCCATCACCGACGGCGGTGATCCCGACGACGAGACCACTGACGCGGGCGTTATCGGACGTATCCGTGCGCTGCTGTGA
- a CDS encoding DUF7283 family protein, translating into MFETYVDTLYLWVGLGTVSVAVLGVVVGLPTTAPPDATATAATIDEVTTSPPGSVAHRRVVATEWRFNGRDLRLRNDGGTATARLIRAAVPARTDRLQAVLNGERPKAVYDSPDAFRRDTRQTRAGDDGWRPAPDRLTVRHVAWGGTDVTIVG; encoded by the coding sequence ATGTTCGAGACGTACGTCGATACGCTGTACCTCTGGGTCGGTCTGGGAACGGTGAGCGTGGCCGTTCTTGGCGTCGTCGTCGGCCTGCCGACGACCGCACCGCCGGACGCGACGGCGACAGCCGCAACTATCGATGAGGTCACCACCAGCCCGCCCGGGTCCGTCGCACACCGACGAGTCGTCGCTACGGAGTGGCGGTTTAACGGGCGTGACCTCCGCCTTCGCAACGACGGCGGGACAGCCACCGCACGACTGATCCGAGCGGCTGTCCCGGCGCGGACCGACCGGCTACAGGCTGTGTTGAACGGTGAGCGACCGAAGGCGGTGTACGACTCGCCCGACGCCTTCCGTCGGGACACCCGCCAAACTCGGGCCGGTGACGACGGGTGGCGACCGGCCCCCGACCGACTGACGGTCAGGCACGTCGCCTGGGGAGGGACCGATGTCACCATCGTCGGATAG
- a CDS encoding DUF7284 family protein, giving the protein MSAVADVTVFLLLVGAAAGTLVSGVGVEKPVATPNPAAEQASALATSTASVEYDLLVPPSDRHRPPDHATRRQRTSHGTVAELLGEAAMSGVTVDGERVSSAGTDFESRVAAATRDRLHSRGHRTSVRVTWAPYPGAPVSGEYRVGDRPPDSVDVRAATVTVPSGMEAVSEPAREAAKTGGYDGVATVVARSVVDGLFPPTQSRYALRGDYPSDVLLAARYERMADLTGASVAVEQQSATEMNRDLTAALAARLRTDMRSRYDSPADAARAVRVSRVRVTVRTWSP; this is encoded by the coding sequence ATGAGCGCCGTCGCCGACGTGACGGTGTTTCTTCTGCTCGTCGGTGCGGCCGCAGGGACTCTCGTGAGCGGTGTCGGGGTGGAAAAGCCGGTAGCAACCCCAAACCCTGCGGCCGAGCAAGCGTCGGCGCTGGCGACGAGCACCGCGAGCGTCGAGTACGATTTGCTCGTCCCACCGTCCGACCGCCACAGGCCACCCGACCACGCCACGCGACGGCAGCGGACGAGTCACGGGACCGTCGCGGAACTGCTCGGTGAGGCGGCGATGAGCGGTGTCACCGTGGACGGCGAACGGGTATCGAGCGCCGGCACGGACTTCGAGTCACGAGTCGCTGCGGCAACGCGTGACAGACTCCACAGCCGCGGGCATCGAACGTCCGTCCGTGTCACCTGGGCACCGTATCCCGGTGCGCCAGTCAGCGGCGAGTACCGTGTCGGCGACCGGCCCCCTGACAGCGTGGACGTTCGGGCGGCGACGGTAACAGTTCCGAGCGGGATGGAGGCCGTCTCGGAGCCGGCCCGTGAAGCAGCAAAGACAGGCGGCTACGACGGCGTGGCGACGGTCGTAGCTCGGAGCGTCGTCGACGGGCTGTTCCCGCCGACACAGTCGCGGTACGCTCTCCGTGGCGACTACCCCTCGGACGTGCTGCTGGCCGCGCGGTACGAGCGCATGGCCGACCTGACGGGGGCGAGCGTTGCCGTTGAGCAGCAATCGGCGACAGAAATGAACCGCGACCTGACCGCGGCGCTCGCCGCCCGGCTTCGGACCGACATGCGGTCGCGGTACGACTCGCCAGCGGACGCCGCCCGCGCCGTTCGAGTGAGCCGTGTCCGCGTAACTGTCAGGACGTGGTCTCCGTGA
- a CDS encoding DUF7346 family protein, with amino-acid sequence MRTVRDNDGTRYLLLKESTESSLVRDPETGEQRHIPNADLEPIEGESPLATAAAAVPDAARRVLTAAHDDQALGLLVELDERGPVSVAELLSAYDLCESDLHGLLAEFRAAGLLVEATVHGQRGYDTTETASDGLAQLRD; translated from the coding sequence ATGCGTACTGTGCGGGACAACGACGGCACGCGTTACTTACTGCTGAAGGAGTCCACCGAGTCGAGTCTGGTCCGGGACCCCGAAACCGGCGAGCAGCGCCACATCCCGAACGCCGATCTCGAACCCATCGAGGGTGAGTCACCGCTGGCCACGGCCGCCGCAGCGGTTCCCGACGCCGCTCGTCGCGTCCTCACAGCGGCCCACGACGACCAGGCACTTGGCCTGCTCGTGGAACTCGACGAGCGTGGGCCGGTCTCCGTGGCAGAGCTGCTTTCGGCCTACGACCTCTGTGAGAGCGACCTCCACGGCCTGCTGGCCGAGTTCCGCGCCGCCGGCCTGCTCGTCGAAGCGACGGTCCACGGCCAGCGAGGGTACGACACAACTGAGACTGCCAGCGACGGGCTCGCTCAGCTTCGGGACTGA
- the rad50 gene encoding DNA double-strand break repair ATPase Rad50, with amino-acid sequence MKFERVKLSNFKCYDDADLRLDNGVTVIHGLNGSGKSSLLEACFFALYGSKALDENLGDVVTIGADDCTVELWFSHAGGDYHLTRRVRATGAQPTTAKCVLETPEGNYEGARDVRRRVTELLRMDSEAFVNCAYVRQGEVNKLINASPGDRQDMLDDLLQLGKLEAYRERASDARVGVGRVRDDKQGALSQLDEQIQEKEEKELHERLNSLETQESNLQDEIEHIEDQKATAEETLTQAESVLEEYEEKRDELSTLEADIEDLEATITETETERTELKEQISDLQDHRESLREELSETVAETDLDSAEPDPDTVDARLDELQSRDDDLQSRIEDQRVDAKEHSSTADALAESATDLESRAEDKREEADELEADLEAARETIAERREQISDIDDQTADLEAEFENGPTSREEAQSYKESVASDLEEARKRVTELETKLKNERESLEEAEALLEAGKCPECGQDVAESPHVDSIEDDRERISELEATLTDAREDVEALESKHETAKALVETADELSTLENNRSNIVQLVEEKENGLDADQERIETLRKEAADHESEAETKREKAAEAREQAEDCRSVVAECNQERQQVKQSIERLERVEDLLGNIDDCDDDIERLREKRSQQAELNDQRREQLAEKRERKQDLAESFDEDRIEEARSEKQRAKKYIEQAEEALAEKREKRDELQNAIGGVTNEIEELESLRERREDLEATLEKLETLYEETEELQEMYGTLRAELRQRNVETLERMLNQTFDLVYQNDSYSHIELDGQYQLTVYQKDGEPLEPEQLSGGERALFNLSLRCAIYRLLAEGIEGAAPMPPLILDEPTVFLDSGHVTQLLDLVEYMRDEVGVEQILVVSHDEELVGAADDLVRVEKDATTNRSRVEQVEATVAELA; translated from the coding sequence ATGAAATTCGAACGCGTCAAACTATCCAACTTCAAGTGCTACGACGATGCTGACCTGCGACTGGACAACGGCGTGACCGTCATCCACGGGCTCAACGGGAGCGGGAAGTCCTCCCTGCTGGAGGCCTGTTTCTTCGCGCTGTACGGCTCGAAAGCGCTGGACGAAAACCTCGGTGACGTGGTCACCATCGGGGCCGACGACTGTACTGTCGAACTGTGGTTCTCCCACGCCGGCGGCGACTACCACCTCACGCGCCGGGTCCGCGCGACCGGAGCGCAGCCGACAACGGCGAAATGCGTTCTGGAGACGCCCGAGGGGAACTACGAAGGCGCGCGCGATGTGCGCCGACGCGTTACGGAACTCCTGCGGATGGACAGCGAGGCGTTCGTCAACTGCGCCTACGTCCGTCAGGGCGAGGTGAACAAACTCATCAACGCCTCCCCCGGCGACCGGCAGGATATGCTCGACGACCTCCTGCAACTCGGGAAACTGGAGGCGTACCGCGAGCGGGCCAGCGATGCCCGCGTCGGCGTCGGCCGCGTGCGCGATGACAAACAGGGGGCACTCTCACAACTCGACGAGCAGATTCAGGAGAAAGAGGAGAAAGAGCTTCACGAGCGCCTGAACAGTTTGGAAACGCAGGAATCCAATCTGCAGGACGAGATCGAGCACATCGAGGACCAGAAGGCCACCGCCGAGGAGACGCTCACCCAGGCCGAGTCCGTCCTCGAAGAGTACGAAGAGAAACGCGACGAACTGTCGACCCTCGAAGCCGACATCGAGGATCTGGAAGCGACTATCACCGAGACGGAGACGGAACGAACCGAGCTCAAAGAGCAGATCAGCGACCTGCAGGACCACCGGGAGTCGCTACGGGAGGAGCTCTCGGAAACGGTGGCCGAAACAGACCTCGACAGCGCAGAGCCGGACCCGGACACCGTCGACGCGCGACTCGACGAACTGCAGTCCCGCGACGACGACCTGCAGAGCCGAATCGAGGACCAGCGCGTGGACGCGAAGGAACACAGCAGCACCGCCGACGCGCTGGCCGAGAGCGCCACCGACCTCGAATCGCGGGCCGAGGACAAGCGCGAGGAGGCCGACGAACTGGAAGCCGATCTCGAAGCGGCGCGGGAGACCATCGCCGAGCGCCGCGAACAGATCAGCGACATCGATGACCAGACCGCTGACCTCGAAGCCGAGTTCGAGAATGGGCCGACCAGCCGCGAGGAGGCACAGTCGTACAAGGAATCCGTCGCCAGTGACCTCGAAGAGGCCCGGAAGCGGGTAACCGAACTGGAGACGAAGCTAAAGAACGAGCGGGAGTCACTCGAAGAAGCCGAGGCGCTGCTGGAGGCCGGCAAGTGCCCCGAATGCGGGCAGGACGTGGCCGAGTCGCCCCACGTCGACTCCATCGAGGACGACCGCGAGCGGATATCGGAGCTGGAGGCCACGCTTACCGACGCCCGCGAGGACGTCGAAGCCCTAGAGTCGAAACACGAGACGGCGAAAGCGCTGGTCGAGACTGCCGACGAGCTATCGACGCTCGAAAACAACCGCTCGAATATCGTCCAACTCGTCGAGGAGAAGGAGAACGGGCTGGACGCGGATCAGGAGCGCATCGAGACGCTTCGCAAGGAAGCAGCGGACCACGAGTCCGAGGCCGAGACGAAACGCGAGAAGGCGGCCGAGGCCCGCGAACAGGCCGAGGACTGCCGTTCGGTCGTCGCCGAATGCAACCAGGAGCGCCAGCAGGTCAAGCAGTCAATTGAGCGCCTAGAGCGGGTCGAAGACCTCCTTGGGAACATCGACGACTGCGACGACGACATCGAGCGCCTGCGCGAGAAGCGCAGTCAGCAAGCCGAACTGAACGACCAGCGCCGCGAACAGCTCGCGGAGAAGCGCGAGCGCAAGCAGGACCTGGCTGAGTCGTTCGACGAGGACCGTATCGAAGAAGCGAGAAGTGAGAAGCAGCGCGCGAAAAAGTACATCGAGCAGGCCGAGGAAGCACTGGCGGAGAAACGCGAAAAGCGCGACGAACTCCAGAACGCCATCGGCGGCGTCACAAACGAGATCGAGGAGCTGGAGTCGCTACGGGAGCGCCGCGAGGACCTCGAAGCGACCCTAGAGAAACTCGAAACGCTGTACGAGGAGACAGAGGAACTACAGGAAATGTACGGCACACTTCGGGCGGAACTGCGCCAGCGCAACGTCGAAACGCTCGAACGGATGCTCAATCAGACGTTCGATCTGGTGTATCAGAACGATTCCTATTCCCACATCGAACTCGACGGGCAGTACCAGCTGACGGTGTATCAAAAGGACGGCGAGCCGCTGGAGCCCGAACAGCTCTCCGGCGGCGAGCGGGCGCTGTTCAACCTCAGCCTGCGGTGTGCCATCTACCGGTTGCTCGCGGAGGGTATCGAAGGCGCAGCGCCGATGCCCCCGCTCATCCTCGACGAGCCGACGGTGTTTCTGGACTCGGGCCACGTCACGCAACTGCTTGACCTCGTGGAGTACATGCGCGATGAGGTCGGCGTCGAGCAGATTCTCGTGGTCAGCCACGACGAAGAACTGGTCGGTGCGGCGGACGACCTCGTCCGCGTTGAGAAAGACGCCACGACCAACCGCTCACGGGTCGAGCAGGTCGAAGCGACGGTCGCAGAACTGGCCTGA
- a CDS encoding DUF7311 family protein produces MIYRLVLAVAVMTALVGATAPALSTARADAASGAMERQLDELGAELTTLVETDDATANGDARRAVEIRLPPRSYTNAGVSRLQFAERAGVGVATWTVESRKRTERLVGIPIQTTASTDRLDEPGTHRLVFVLTRSDSQRVLRVHRFKSEAAARNDHA; encoded by the coding sequence GTGATATACCGGCTGGTTCTCGCCGTCGCGGTCATGACCGCACTTGTCGGTGCAACAGCGCCAGCGCTATCGACGGCCCGAGCAGACGCAGCCAGTGGTGCCATGGAGCGTCAACTGGACGAACTGGGGGCCGAATTGACCACTTTAGTCGAGACTGACGACGCGACGGCGAACGGCGACGCGCGGCGTGCAGTGGAGATACGACTCCCCCCGCGGAGCTACACGAACGCCGGCGTCAGTCGACTGCAGTTCGCCGAGCGGGCCGGTGTTGGCGTCGCGACCTGGACAGTCGAGTCCCGGAAGCGGACCGAGCGGCTGGTCGGTATCCCGATCCAAACGACGGCGTCGACCGACCGGCTCGACGAACCCGGTACACATCGACTCGTGTTCGTCTTGACGCGGTCGGACAGCCAGCGGGTGCTGCGGGTCCATCGGTTTAAGTCCGAAGCCGCGGCGAGGAACGACCATGCGTGA
- a CDS encoding ATPase, T2SS/T4P/T4SS family has translation MREWLFGSSASDCRCETAIEGERLVVTADQCPVGGDLAASADCRATVVDSLSLTGIDTVVTEQAGQERVYVDRAAAVLTAAGRFATRVASLDDRLADRARRDPVAAAAEAVGRAGPVADLAAETGLAVATEGFDTSEQALTAYTGPTISDARVGAAPPAAAALRDQQTLPTEAVVRRYDTRSDHLPMYHIEPREQRFDADTMETLVEAYGRVATAAADGGCHPYDAATAVAGDSTTATAVGAVLEKHTGGLGILEDIFADQRVSDVFATAPVSDTRLRVRCDGETMRTNVRLTPAGANTLASTFRRSSGRAFSRASPTLDATATVADRQIRVAGVSEPVSDGLAFAFRAHDSDVWRLADFVDNGTMPTAVAGLLSVAAERGGACLVAGPRGAGKTTTLGALLWELPHEVRTLLIEDTPELPASSLQSDGRDVQALRTASGEGPSVDATEALRTALRLGEGALAVGEVRGEEASVLYEAMRVGGGDGAVLGTIHGNGPEAVRERLVSDLGVPVQSFAATDLVVTLAPPASEHGRGIASVAEIVSHGDDVSFEMLYERNGPTATATGRLERGSSRLVESLAAPGESYAEVRDTIEARTERFEESVAVETRGNEPPTDEAQP, from the coding sequence ATGCGTGAGTGGCTCTTCGGGTCATCGGCGTCGGACTGCCGCTGTGAAACGGCAATCGAGGGTGAGCGGCTGGTAGTGACGGCGGACCAGTGTCCGGTCGGTGGTGACCTCGCCGCGTCGGCTGACTGCCGGGCGACGGTCGTCGATTCGCTCTCGTTGACCGGTATCGATACCGTCGTCACGGAGCAAGCAGGACAGGAGCGAGTGTACGTCGACCGGGCGGCGGCGGTACTCACCGCGGCTGGCCGGTTCGCGACCAGAGTCGCCTCGCTGGACGACCGCCTCGCAGACCGCGCTCGCCGGGACCCCGTCGCTGCCGCCGCGGAGGCAGTCGGCCGAGCGGGGCCGGTCGCTGACCTGGCGGCGGAGACCGGGTTGGCGGTCGCCACAGAAGGCTTCGATACCAGCGAGCAGGCGCTCACTGCATACACTGGGCCAACGATTAGCGACGCCCGCGTCGGCGCAGCGCCGCCGGCGGCTGCGGCTCTCCGGGACCAGCAAACGCTCCCGACAGAGGCCGTCGTTCGGCGATACGACACGCGCAGCGACCACCTGCCGATGTATCATATCGAGCCCCGCGAACAGCGGTTCGACGCGGACACGATGGAGACGCTCGTCGAAGCGTACGGGCGAGTCGCCACCGCTGCCGCTGACGGCGGCTGTCACCCGTACGACGCAGCTACCGCGGTGGCCGGCGACAGTACGACGGCAACCGCTGTCGGTGCCGTGCTGGAGAAACACACGGGCGGGCTCGGGATTCTGGAAGATATCTTCGCCGATCAGCGGGTGTCCGACGTGTTCGCGACAGCCCCAGTGAGTGATACCCGGCTCCGAGTGCGTTGTGACGGCGAGACGATGCGAACGAATGTCCGCCTGACGCCGGCGGGCGCGAACACGCTGGCGTCGACGTTCAGACGGTCGAGCGGCCGGGCGTTCTCGCGAGCGAGCCCGACGCTCGATGCAACGGCGACGGTGGCTGACCGACAGATTCGCGTCGCTGGCGTGAGCGAACCGGTCAGCGACGGCCTCGCCTTCGCCTTTCGCGCCCACGACAGCGACGTGTGGCGACTGGCCGACTTCGTCGACAACGGGACGATGCCGACAGCCGTCGCCGGGCTGCTCTCCGTCGCCGCGGAGCGCGGCGGGGCCTGCCTCGTCGCCGGCCCCCGCGGTGCGGGCAAGACGACGACACTCGGGGCGTTGCTCTGGGAACTCCCCCACGAGGTCCGGACGCTACTCATCGAGGACACGCCCGAACTGCCGGCGTCGTCACTGCAGTCCGACGGCCGGGACGTACAGGCGCTTCGGACCGCCAGCGGAGAGGGGCCGTCGGTCGACGCCACGGAAGCCCTGCGGACCGCGCTCCGGCTCGGCGAGGGCGCGCTCGCCGTTGGGGAGGTCCGCGGCGAGGAGGCCAGCGTTCTCTACGAGGCGATGCGTGTCGGTGGCGGCGACGGGGCCGTCCTCGGGACGATTCACGGCAACGGCCCCGAAGCGGTTCGGGAACGGCTGGTGTCTGACCTCGGCGTCCCGGTGCAGTCGTTCGCTGCGACGGACCTCGTGGTGACGCTGGCTCCGCCCGCGTCGGAGCACGGCCGCGGCATCGCATCTGTCGCGGAAATCGTCTCCCACGGCGACGACGTTTCTTTCGAGATGCTCTATGAGCGCAATGGGCCGACAGCGACAGCCACCGGTCGCTTAGAGCGGGGTAGCAGCCGTCTGGTGGAGTCGCTCGCCGCACCCGGCGAGTCCTATGCTGAGGTACGCGACACTATCGAGGCGCGAACCGAACGATTCGAGGAGTCAGTGGCTGTCGAGACACGCGGGAACGAACCGCCCACAGACGAGGCCCAGCCGTGA
- the mre11 gene encoding DNA double-strand break repair protein Mre11: MTRVIHTGDTHVGYQQYNVPDRRDDFLDAFRQVVRDAIADDADAVVHAGDLFHDRRPALADIMGTLTVLEELSEADVPFLAVVGNHEAKRDAQWLDLYESLGLATRLDDEPTVVGDTAFYGLDFVPRSQRDDLDYDFAAHDADSAALVTHGLFQPFDYGDWDAEEILAESSVTFDAMLLGDNHDPGKQQVEDAWVTYCGSTERASASEREDRGYNIVTFDDEVRITRRGLDTREFVFVDVDLGPEEGVERVRSRVGQHDLEDAVVIVSISGDGDPVTPASVESFALDRGALVARVTDHREITAEEQETDISFADPDDAVTERVRDLGLSEAAHDIDETIRASKVADANVKDEVERHVRELLSKGSDALAADAETAASDGADSTDAAASTDEDDTEDGAAVNEADGTDDDGQASVEEFL, translated from the coding sequence ATGACACGGGTGATACACACCGGCGATACCCACGTCGGGTATCAGCAGTACAACGTCCCCGACCGACGGGACGACTTCCTCGATGCGTTCCGGCAGGTGGTCCGAGACGCCATCGCGGACGACGCCGACGCCGTCGTCCACGCCGGTGACCTGTTCCACGACCGCCGTCCGGCGCTGGCTGATATCATGGGCACGCTGACCGTTCTCGAAGAACTCTCCGAAGCCGATGTTCCGTTTCTCGCCGTCGTGGGTAACCATGAAGCCAAACGGGACGCCCAGTGGCTCGATTTGTACGAGTCGCTGGGCTTGGCGACGCGGCTCGACGACGAGCCGACGGTCGTCGGCGACACCGCCTTCTACGGCCTCGATTTCGTCCCGCGCTCGCAGCGCGACGACCTCGACTATGACTTCGCCGCCCACGACGCCGACAGCGCCGCGCTGGTCACTCACGGCCTGTTCCAGCCCTTCGACTACGGCGACTGGGACGCCGAAGAAATCCTGGCCGAGTCGTCGGTGACCTTCGACGCGATGTTGCTCGGCGACAACCACGACCCCGGCAAACAGCAGGTCGAGGACGCCTGGGTCACCTACTGCGGGTCGACCGAGCGCGCGAGCGCGAGTGAACGAGAGGACCGCGGCTACAATATCGTCACCTTCGACGATGAGGTCCGTATCACTCGCCGCGGCCTCGACACCCGCGAGTTCGTCTTCGTCGACGTTGACCTCGGCCCCGAAGAGGGTGTCGAACGGGTCCGGAGCCGCGTCGGCCAGCACGACCTGGAGGACGCCGTCGTCATCGTCTCTATCAGCGGCGACGGCGACCCAGTGACCCCAGCCAGCGTCGAATCGTTCGCGCTTGACCGAGGGGCGCTCGTGGCTCGCGTCACCGACCACCGGGAAATCACGGCCGAGGAGCAAGAAACGGATATCAGCTTCGCCGACCCCGACGACGCCGTCACCGAGCGCGTCCGCGACCTCGGACTGAGTGAGGCCGCCCACGACATCGACGAGACCATTCGCGCCTCGAAGGTCGCCGATGCGAACGTCAAAGACGAGGTCGAACGGCACGTTCGTGAACTGCTCTCTAAGGGTTCAGACGCCCTCGCAGCCGACGCTGAGACGGCCGCGAGCGATGGAGCAGACAGCACAGATGCGGCCGCAAGCACGGACGAGGACGATACTGAAGACGGAGCGGCGGTGAACGAGGCCGACGGCACAGACGACGATGGCCAGGCGAGCGTCGAGGAGTTCCTTTAA
- a CDS encoding DUF7285 family protein, giving the protein MSPSSDRATTEPLAALVAVFAVTLGVALYAGVVDEAFGTLDDDRNIATPTADAVEQRLSSAGIVQPGALDTALDAVPANYHGNATITATAGGRWSSGQKPPSSADTETRTVSVQVGPGAVRRGTLTVRVWR; this is encoded by the coding sequence ATGTCACCATCGTCGGATAGAGCGACGACGGAGCCGCTGGCCGCACTCGTCGCCGTCTTCGCCGTCACGCTCGGCGTGGCGCTGTACGCCGGCGTAGTAGACGAAGCATTCGGAACGCTCGACGACGACCGCAATATCGCCACCCCGACCGCCGATGCTGTGGAACAGCGGCTCTCGTCGGCCGGCATCGTTCAGCCCGGCGCGCTCGACACCGCGCTCGATGCAGTGCCGGCGAATTACCACGGGAACGCGACCATCACGGCGACGGCTGGCGGGCGATGGAGCAGTGGCCAGAAGCCACCGAGCAGCGCCGACACCGAAACCAGAACAGTGAGCGTGCAGGTCGGGCCGGGGGCAGTCCGCCGGGGAACGCTCACCGTTCGGGTGTGGCGATGA
- a CDS encoding type II secretion system F family protein has product MRHASGSDDSGDSASTAPAAPLTTAVGATYPDTIEVPDDYRRACRLLSVSAPPEALLTASYAVSVCGSLLALLAAVTVTGLLATTVSLGLLALSLSVAALGRYGVPFAAEAKRIRALGTAPSLVTTLVLGATLWPSAERAAAFAGRAGNGLLATRLQHHRQRAAGTPRSGLGTFAAAWSDRFPALERAVGLVENATAAPAEERPEVLERARRCILDGTRDEMAAFAASLRGPATGLYAFGVLLPLAMASLLPAAAAAGVPVTAPVLVGTYVVVLPGALLVACCWLLGRRPVAFPPATIPRSHPDVPASALPSVVVGIVAGIGGWLLAGALVAAWASPIGALGAGVGSALVSYYRPVAEVRARVTDIEAGLPDTLSAVGRRLGRGQSVEAALVEAVDETPEPTSAVIEAAVARQERLGTSVEGAFLGPGGALADVPSHRARRVATLLDTAATIGPPAGPSVTTMGEHLDALRTIERETRRDLSQITETLSNTAALFGPLIGGATVALAGSMGGGEQFSTISSALLGPVVGWYVLVLAVLLTALSTGLHRGLDRALVGYRTGLALLSATATFLVAVVATGLLV; this is encoded by the coding sequence GTGAGACACGCCAGCGGTTCAGACGACTCCGGCGACAGCGCGAGCACGGCACCAGCCGCACCGCTCACAACCGCGGTCGGTGCGACCTATCCTGACACTATCGAGGTACCAGACGACTACCGGCGAGCGTGTCGGCTGCTCTCGGTTTCGGCCCCGCCTGAAGCACTGCTGACGGCGAGCTACGCCGTTTCGGTGTGTGGCTCCCTGCTCGCACTGCTCGCCGCTGTGACGGTGACCGGACTGCTGGCGACGACTGTCAGCCTCGGACTCCTTGCTCTGTCCCTGAGCGTCGCGGCGCTGGGACGGTACGGCGTGCCGTTCGCCGCCGAAGCAAAGCGGATTCGAGCGCTGGGGACCGCGCCGTCGCTCGTCACGACACTGGTGCTCGGCGCAACGCTGTGGCCCAGTGCTGAGCGGGCGGCGGCGTTCGCCGGACGGGCCGGAAACGGCCTGCTCGCCACACGGCTGCAACACCATCGACAGCGAGCCGCGGGCACGCCACGGAGCGGTCTGGGAACGTTCGCGGCGGCCTGGAGCGACCGGTTCCCGGCGCTCGAACGCGCAGTCGGACTGGTCGAGAACGCGACGGCGGCCCCAGCCGAGGAACGGCCCGAGGTCCTCGAACGCGCGCGGCGATGCATCCTCGACGGGACGCGCGACGAGATGGCGGCCTTCGCGGCCTCGCTCCGCGGCCCAGCGACCGGCCTGTACGCGTTCGGTGTGCTCCTACCGCTGGCGATGGCGTCGCTGTTGCCCGCCGCCGCTGCCGCGGGTGTGCCAGTGACCGCCCCTGTGCTGGTCGGGACCTACGTCGTGGTCTTGCCCGGCGCACTGTTGGTCGCCTGTTGCTGGCTCCTGGGCCGGCGACCGGTCGCGTTCCCGCCGGCGACAATCCCGCGAAGCCACCCGGACGTGCCGGCATCGGCACTCCCGTCAGTTGTGGTCGGCATCGTCGCCGGAATCGGGGGGTGGCTCCTTGCCGGCGCGCTCGTCGCTGCGTGGGCGTCTCCTATCGGGGCACTCGGGGCCGGCGTCGGGAGCGCGCTCGTCAGCTACTACCGACCCGTCGCCGAGGTCCGGGCCCGTGTCACCGACATCGAAGCGGGCCTCCCCGACACGCTGTCTGCCGTCGGTCGACGGCTGGGCCGCGGCCAGTCAGTCGAAGCCGCGCTCGTCGAGGCTGTCGACGAGACTCCCGAACCGACCAGCGCCGTCATCGAAGCCGCCGTCGCGCGTCAGGAGCGTCTCGGCACCAGTGTCGAGGGGGCGTTTCTGGGTCCCGGCGGCGCGCTCGCTGATGTTCCGAGCCATCGGGCCCGTCGGGTGGCGACACTGCTGGATACAGCCGCAACAATCGGGCCACCAGCGGGACCGTCAGTGACGACGATGGGTGAGCATCTGGATGCGCTCCGCACCATCGAGCGTGAGACGCGTCGTGACCTCTCGCAAATAACCGAAACGCTGTCGAACACGGCCGCGCTGTTCGGTCCGCTGATCGGCGGCGCGACGGTTGCGCTGGCCGGGTCGATGGGCGGCGGCGAGCAGTTCAGCACTATTTCGAGCGCGCTGCTGGGCCCGGTCGTCGGCTGGTACGTTCTCGTCCTGGCTGTCCTGTTGACGGCGCTGTCGACGGGCCTGCACCGGGGCCTCGACCGGGCGCTCGTCGGCTACCGAACCGGTCTGGCGCTCCTGTCGGCCACGGCCACCTTCCTCGTCGCCGTGGTCGCTACCGGGCTGCTGGTCTGA